The Callospermophilus lateralis isolate mCalLat2 chromosome 3, mCalLat2.hap1, whole genome shotgun sequence genome has a segment encoding these proteins:
- the Defb116 gene encoding beta-defensin 116 yields MSVMKPYLMTIAILLTLVQKSPGGLFRSNNKKEPWNPCELYRGGKCRDACGKDEIQYLSCLPDLQCCLKISTYLTNSDSNSSSPVTNTSSSAPS; encoded by the exons ATGTCAGTCATGAAGCCCTATTTAATGACCATTGCCATCCTTCTGACTCTGGTTCAAAAGTCTCCAG GCGGCCTGTTCAGATCCAACAACAAGAAGGAGCCCTGGAATCCGTGTGAGCTTTACCGAGGAGGCAAGTGCAGAGACGCCTGCGGCAAGGACGAAATTCAGTACCTCTCCTGCCTCCCGGACCTCCAGTGCTGCCTGAAAATCTCTACGTATTTAACCAATTCTGACTCCAACTCCAGCTCGCCAGTTACAAACACGTCCAGCTCTGCTCCAAGTTGA